A window of Mucilaginibacter paludis DSM 18603 contains these coding sequences:
- a CDS encoding NADH:flavin oxidoreductase, translated as MNTDSLFKPFALKSLNIKNRIVMAPMTRSFSPGGIPTADVAAYYRKRAEGEVGLILSEGTVIERVSSSNDFNIPHFYGEKALAGWQNVISSVHDAGGSMGPQIWHMGVMNNHHSGWLPAEPFEGPSGLNKPGFNNGKTMTESDIADTIAAFGRAAADAKRLGFDCVEIHGAHGYLVDQFFWDGTNERTDIYGGKTLAERSRFATEVIKEVRKQVGDDFAVIIRLSQWKPADYTLQMAKTPQEMEAWLNPLSDAGVDIFHCSQRRFWEPEFDGSDLNFAGWAKKITGKATITVGSVGLNGEFLAAFAGASSEPSSLDELMRRFDRGDFDLVGVGRPLLSDPNWVKKIHEGRTGELKGFTKAALGELVLD; from the coding sequence ATGAATACTGATAGTTTATTTAAGCCATTTGCGCTAAAATCATTGAATATAAAAAACCGGATCGTTATGGCGCCCATGACGCGCTCCTTCTCTCCGGGAGGCATACCTACTGCAGATGTTGCTGCTTACTACCGTAAGCGCGCTGAAGGCGAGGTGGGCTTAATCTTATCTGAAGGAACGGTTATCGAGCGTGTTTCTTCTTCTAACGATTTTAACATTCCTCATTTTTATGGCGAAAAAGCATTAGCAGGCTGGCAAAACGTAATCAGCAGCGTGCACGACGCTGGCGGAAGCATGGGCCCACAAATTTGGCACATGGGTGTAATGAACAACCATCACTCAGGCTGGTTACCCGCTGAACCATTTGAGGGGCCGTCCGGTTTAAACAAGCCCGGCTTTAACAATGGCAAAACCATGACCGAAAGCGATATAGCTGATACCATTGCCGCGTTTGGCCGTGCCGCTGCCGATGCCAAACGTTTAGGTTTTGATTGTGTTGAAATTCACGGCGCACATGGTTACCTGGTTGACCAGTTTTTTTGGGATGGCACCAACGAGCGTACCGATATTTATGGCGGTAAAACCCTGGCCGAACGTAGCCGCTTTGCCACCGAGGTGATCAAAGAAGTCCGTAAACAGGTAGGGGATGATTTTGCTGTAATTATCCGCTTGTCGCAATGGAAACCTGCCGATTATACTTTACAAATGGCAAAAACGCCACAAGAAATGGAAGCTTGGTTAAACCCGCTGTCCGATGCCGGGGTAGATATTTTCCATTGCTCGCAGCGCCGTTTCTGGGAGCCGGAGTTTGATGGCTCTGACCTTAACTTTGCCGGATGGGCCAAAAAAATAACCGGTAAGGCAACCATAACCGTTGGCTCGGTAGGTTTAAACGGCGAGTTTTTAGCCGCCTTTGCAGGAGCAAGCTCCGAACCAAGTTCGCTCGACGAATTAATGCGCCGTTTTGATCGCGGAGATTTTGACCTGGTTGGTGTTGGACGGCCATTGTTATCAGATCCAAACTGGGTGAAAAAAATTCACGAAGGACGTACAGGCGAGTTAAAGGGCTTTACCAAAGCAGCCCTTGGCGAACTGGTGTTAGACTAA
- a CDS encoding ArsR/SmtB family transcription factor — protein MDQVEIFKALSNKTRLQILSWLKNPELNFPEQMASGFEHGVCVGRICDKSGLTQSTVSEYLTSLQRAGLVSSTRKGQWTYYKRNEEAFAALIKLIETEL, from the coding sequence ATGGATCAGGTAGAAATTTTCAAGGCGCTCTCCAATAAAACCAGGCTCCAGATTTTAAGCTGGCTTAAAAATCCGGAGTTGAATTTTCCGGAGCAGATGGCATCTGGCTTTGAACATGGTGTTTGCGTTGGCAGAATCTGCGATAAATCAGGGCTTACACAATCTACCGTGTCCGAATATTTAACAAGCTTGCAGCGGGCGGGCTTGGTATCTTCCACCCGTAAAGGCCAGTGGACCTACTATAAACGTAATGAGGAAGCGTTTGCAGCGCTTATTAAATTGATTGAAACAGAACTTTAA
- a CDS encoding catalase yields MAKKNNNPQNLNKKLDDLAPDREHSANEFLTTDQGLRINDDTNSLKAGERGATLLEDFILREKITHFDHERIPERIVHARGSGAHGVFQVYESMAKYTKAGFLQDPSVQTPVFVRFSTVAGFRGSTDLARDVRGFAVKFYTEEGNFDFVGNNIPVFFIQDAIKFPDLIHAVKPEPHNEIPQAASAHDTFWDFISLTPESMHMIMWAMSDRALPRSLRMMEGFGIHTFRFINAEGKSCFVKFHWKPLLGMHAVAWDEAQKISGKNSDFHRQDLWEAIESGAFPEWEFGVQIIPEEDEHKYPFDLLDPTKLIPEELVPVMRIGKMTLNRNVDNFFAETEQVAFHPGHLVPGIDFTNDPLLQGRLFSYTDTQLSRLGSPNFHEIPINRSINPIHNNQRDGHMRQQINVGKSSYHPNTVGAGFPQQARIAEGGFTSYEERIDARKVRARSKSFMDFFSQATLFFNSQSEPEQNHIIDALRFELGKLETVAIRERIVGMLAKVSTVLAAKVAEGLGMAVPEVKEPLNHNYGADANPADYQDQPKKQIDKSPALSMANSPKDTIKTRQIAILAADGVDGASLKTMKEALLAHGAQCKLIAPHGGAIKDAKGSVLPVDMSFLTAASVVFDAVYVPAGAKGLLDNADAIHFINESYRHCKAIAADGDGVDLINETYVGPKLKKGKGDATAGVIIGKGDLSKDFIHAIAQHRFWEREKKDKVPA; encoded by the coding sequence ATGGCAAAAAAAAATAATAACCCCCAAAATTTGAATAAGAAACTCGACGATCTTGCTCCAGACAGAGAGCATAGCGCGAACGAGTTCTTGACGACAGACCAAGGCCTGCGAATCAATGATGATACAAACTCACTTAAAGCCGGTGAGCGTGGAGCCACGTTACTTGAAGATTTTATCCTGAGGGAAAAGATTACCCATTTTGATCATGAACGTATTCCTGAAAGAATCGTTCACGCGCGGGGCTCAGGTGCTCATGGTGTTTTCCAGGTGTATGAGTCGATGGCTAAATACACCAAGGCGGGTTTTCTGCAAGATCCGTCGGTGCAAACACCCGTGTTTGTTCGTTTTTCAACGGTAGCCGGTTTTAGGGGCTCTACCGATTTAGCCCGGGATGTCCGCGGTTTTGCCGTTAAGTTTTATACCGAAGAAGGCAACTTTGATTTTGTGGGCAATAACATACCGGTGTTTTTTATCCAGGATGCCATTAAATTTCCGGATCTTATCCACGCGGTAAAGCCCGAACCCCATAACGAAATTCCGCAGGCTGCCAGTGCTCACGATACTTTCTGGGATTTTATATCCCTTACGCCCGAATCCATGCACATGATTATGTGGGCCATGTCCGACAGGGCGCTACCCCGCAGTTTACGCATGATGGAAGGTTTCGGGATCCATACTTTCCGTTTTATCAATGCCGAAGGCAAATCCTGCTTTGTTAAGTTTCACTGGAAGCCGCTGTTAGGCATGCACGCTGTTGCCTGGGACGAAGCGCAGAAAATCTCCGGAAAAAATTCGGATTTTCACCGCCAGGATCTTTGGGAAGCCATCGAAAGCGGCGCTTTCCCCGAATGGGAGTTTGGCGTACAGATTATACCCGAAGAAGATGAACACAAATACCCCTTTGATTTGCTCGACCCAACTAAACTGATACCAGAAGAATTGGTGCCGGTGATGCGTATAGGCAAAATGACACTTAACCGCAACGTAGATAACTTTTTTGCCGAAACTGAGCAGGTAGCATTCCATCCCGGCCATTTGGTGCCCGGAATTGATTTTACTAACGATCCTTTATTGCAGGGCCGTTTATTCTCCTATACCGATACCCAGCTATCCCGCTTAGGTAGCCCTAATTTTCATGAAATTCCGATCAACCGCTCTATCAACCCAATACACAATAACCAGCGCGACGGCCATATGCGCCAGCAGATCAATGTTGGCAAATCAAGTTATCATCCTAACACAGTAGGTGCAGGTTTTCCGCAACAGGCCCGCATAGCCGAAGGCGGTTTTACATCTTACGAAGAAAGAATTGATGCCCGTAAAGTGCGCGCACGCAGCAAGAGCTTTATGGACTTTTTTAGCCAGGCAACACTGTTTTTTAATAGCCAGTCTGAGCCGGAGCAAAATCATATCATCGATGCTTTGCGTTTTGAACTGGGTAAATTAGAAACCGTTGCCATCCGCGAAAGAATTGTCGGCATGTTGGCTAAGGTAAGTACGGTATTAGCGGCAAAAGTAGCCGAGGGCTTAGGTATGGCAGTGCCAGAGGTTAAAGAACCACTAAACCATAATTATGGTGCAGATGCTAACCCGGCAGATTACCAGGATCAGCCTAAAAAGCAAATCGACAAATCGCCGGCGCTAAGCATGGCTAACTCGCCTAAGGATACCATCAAAACCCGTCAGATAGCTATTTTAGCAGCCGATGGTGTAGATGGAGCCTCTTTGAAAACCATGAAGGAAGCCCTGCTTGCCCATGGTGCTCAATGTAAGCTGATTGCTCCGCATGGTGGTGCCATCAAAGATGCCAAGGGCAGTGTATTACCTGTTGATATGAGCTTTTTAACTGCCGCATCCGTTGTATTTGATGCTGTTTACGTGCCAGCTGGCGCCAAAGGCTTGTTAGATAACGCTGATGCCATTCACTTTATTAACGAAAGCTACCGTCACTGCAAAGCTATCGCAGCCGATGGAGATGGTGTCGATCTGATTAACGAAACTTATGTAGGCCCTAAGCTTAAAAAAGGCAAAGGTGATGCCACAGCCGGTGTAATTATTGGCAAAGGCGATCTGTCAAAAGATTTTATACATGCTATAGCCCAACATCGTTTCTGGGAGCGTGAAAAGAAAGATAAAGTTCCGGCTTAA
- a CDS encoding IS4 family transposase, whose translation MSSELFEPTVLDGLARKTEAIQRKRKVGGKELLDMALFDGDQSFNGMSMQLMRRDGLDISKQALHQRHHSNMTKFVQAVFEQLIAVELPQEQTQGLEIRIKDSTRFALPEVIAETFPGTKGSGMKAGASVQFEFEIKSGKSDIKVTPANANDQGESHLDKASIQPGVLYMRDLGYTHLSYMNNINKVKAFFINKLCPKTTIYLLKDDQYQKLELSKLQGITGVFDQQVYIGADKMPVRIIIEPVSEELKARRIANTEKYNKKKGSTTSKGFKERAGFNFIVTNLVSEKYSAELIQKLYHLRWQIELVFKAWKSFLKIHTFPKGSSDRITSILYSKLIWAVLSWKICMAIGKIGQISVLKVHRLIASTKEELRAQLLGICSKWLALLEKLNLKHLSKEHRKHRLKIEEIVISI comes from the coding sequence ATGAGTTCGGAACTATTTGAACCAACGGTGTTAGATGGCCTGGCCCGTAAAACAGAGGCTATACAACGCAAACGAAAAGTGGGAGGCAAGGAACTATTGGATATGGCGTTATTTGATGGAGATCAATCGTTTAACGGCATGAGTATGCAGTTAATGCGGAGGGATGGGCTTGATATTTCGAAGCAGGCATTGCATCAAAGACATCACAGCAATATGACAAAGTTTGTACAAGCCGTTTTTGAGCAATTAATAGCAGTTGAGTTACCGCAAGAGCAAACACAGGGCTTGGAGATCCGTATCAAAGATTCTACCCGTTTCGCGTTGCCGGAAGTTATTGCAGAGACATTCCCCGGAACAAAAGGAAGTGGGATGAAAGCGGGAGCATCTGTACAATTTGAATTTGAAATCAAAAGTGGTAAAAGCGATATCAAAGTAACTCCGGCCAACGCAAATGACCAGGGTGAGAGTCATCTGGACAAGGCATCAATTCAGCCGGGGGTATTATATATGAGAGATCTGGGTTACACTCACTTGAGTTATATGAACAATATTAACAAAGTCAAAGCTTTCTTTATTAATAAATTATGTCCGAAAACAACGATTTATCTATTAAAGGACGACCAATACCAAAAGTTAGAGTTGTCGAAACTACAAGGCATAACCGGCGTATTTGATCAACAGGTATATATCGGAGCTGATAAGATGCCGGTAAGGATAATAATAGAACCGGTAAGTGAAGAGCTCAAGGCAAGGCGGATAGCCAATACTGAAAAGTACAATAAAAAGAAAGGCAGTACCACCAGTAAGGGATTCAAAGAGCGGGCAGGGTTTAACTTTATTGTTACCAACCTGGTGAGCGAAAAATATAGCGCTGAATTGATCCAAAAGTTATATCACCTGCGATGGCAGATAGAATTGGTTTTTAAAGCATGGAAGTCGTTTTTAAAGATACACACGTTCCCCAAAGGAAGTTCGGATCGTATAACCAGTATATTATACAGTAAGTTGATCTGGGCAGTTTTGAGTTGGAAAATATGCATGGCTATCGGTAAGATAGGTCAAATTAGTGTTTTAAAGGTGCATCGACTAATCGCTTCTACGAAAGAAGAATTGCGAGCGCAGCTTTTAGGGATATGCTCAAAGTGGTTAGCTCTGTTGGAGAAATTAAACTTAAAGCACCTTTCAAAAGAGCACAGAAAACATAGGTTAAAAATAGAAGAAATTGTAATAAGTATTTGA
- a CDS encoding sulfite exporter TauE/SafE family protein: protein MTIITFTLLLLAGAYLAGLVGSLTGLGGGVVIIPLLTLVFHVDIRYAIGAALLASIANSSGAASAYVKEGITNIRLGMFLEIATTVGAVVGALIAVYTPTNTIAILFGSILLFSAAMTLRKKNQEALLVGSPAANKLKLNSTYPTKDGEVSYHLKNVGAGFSIMTLAGVFSGLLGIGSGALKVLAMDSTMHIPFKVSTTTSNFMIGVTAAASAVVYLQRGYMDAGIAFPVVLGVLGGAFTGSKLLPRIDARILKYIFCTAIAFVAVEMIYNGYNHKF, encoded by the coding sequence ATGACTATCATTACATTCACTCTACTATTACTTGCAGGCGCCTACCTGGCCGGCTTAGTAGGCTCGCTCACCGGCTTAGGCGGCGGCGTAGTTATTATCCCTTTGCTAACATTGGTTTTTCACGTTGATATCCGGTATGCCATCGGCGCTGCCCTGCTCGCTTCTATCGCCAACTCATCAGGCGCTGCCAGCGCTTATGTAAAGGAGGGTATCACCAACATCAGGCTGGGCATGTTTCTTGAAATTGCAACTACGGTAGGCGCGGTTGTAGGCGCGCTGATAGCGGTGTATACACCTACCAATACCATTGCCATCTTATTCGGCAGTATCCTGCTTTTTTCGGCAGCTATGACACTCCGTAAAAAGAACCAGGAAGCTTTGCTGGTGGGCAGCCCCGCTGCAAACAAGCTTAAGCTCAATAGTACCTACCCCACTAAAGATGGCGAAGTAAGTTATCATTTAAAAAATGTTGGTGCCGGTTTTTCGATCATGACACTGGCGGGCGTATTTTCCGGACTGTTGGGCATCGGGTCCGGCGCGCTTAAAGTGCTGGCCATGGATTCAACCATGCACATCCCGTTTAAAGTGAGCACAACCACCAGTAATTTTATGATAGGTGTAACCGCCGCGGCCAGCGCAGTTGTTTACCTGCAAAGGGGATATATGGATGCGGGTATTGCATTTCCGGTAGTGCTGGGTGTATTAGGCGGTGCATTTACCGGCTCAAAACTTTTACCACGGATAGATGCCCGCATACTAAAATATATCTTCTGCACGGCTATCGCCTTTGTTGCTGTCGAGATGATTTACAATGGCTACAATCATAAATTTTAA
- a CDS encoding DUF1634 domain-containing protein → MKTNNSKKHLADHDIEQFIGLQLRWGVLLSSFIVLAGGILYLVQSGSLPLPHYQLFIGEKAGFTTGRQIWAGLMDLKAKGIIELGVMVLIATPILRIFFSLIGFILEKDRLYIGITLIVLLVMMFSIFGGLKV, encoded by the coding sequence ATGAAAACCAACAATTCAAAAAAACACCTGGCCGATCATGATATTGAGCAATTTATCGGCCTCCAACTGCGCTGGGGCGTACTGCTCTCCAGCTTTATTGTACTGGCCGGAGGTATACTGTACCTGGTACAGTCGGGCAGTTTGCCACTACCACATTACCAGCTGTTCATCGGCGAAAAAGCAGGCTTCACAACAGGGCGCCAAATATGGGCCGGCCTGATGGATCTGAAGGCTAAAGGCATTATCGAGCTCGGCGTTATGGTGCTGATTGCTACACCCATACTGCGGATATTTTTCTCCTTAATCGGTTTTATTTTAGAAAAAGACCGGCTTTACATCGGCATTACGTTAATCGTGTTATTGGTAATGATGTTCAGCATATTTGGCGGTTTAAAAGTTTGA
- a CDS encoding FadR/GntR family transcriptional regulator — protein MKKEKLSDIVAARIRQDIKENKYKAGDKIPAEPELMKIYTVGRSSVREAIKSLAMAGVLQVKQGDGTYINEQADQLPMEQRLKNASFDEINAVRRLLEQEIVKLAAELHTPGDATEMEKQLAVRKQAILAEDRAACANADIAFHMAIAVASGNSVLAGLYQNFTQTIRSFFSQREQQGISHFAMSHHLHEDLLKAILARKTKQAVEIITTILNNNY, from the coding sequence ATGAAAAAGGAAAAACTTTCGGATATAGTAGCTGCCAGGATAAGGCAGGATATCAAAGAAAATAAGTACAAGGCAGGGGATAAGATACCCGCCGAGCCCGAGCTGATGAAAATTTACACAGTTGGGCGATCATCCGTAAGGGAGGCTATCAAAAGTCTGGCTATGGCTGGTGTTCTGCAGGTAAAGCAGGGCGACGGTACTTACATTAATGAGCAAGCCGATCAACTCCCCATGGAGCAGCGTTTAAAAAATGCAAGCTTTGACGAAATTAACGCCGTGCGCAGGCTACTGGAACAGGAAATTGTAAAACTGGCCGCAGAGCTTCACACACCCGGCGACGCAACCGAAATGGAAAAACAATTGGCCGTGCGTAAGCAGGCTATATTGGCAGAAGACAGGGCAGCCTGCGCTAACGCCGATATTGCTTTCCATATGGCTATAGCCGTAGCATCTGGCAATAGTGTGCTTGCGGGCTTATATCAAAATTTTACGCAAACTATCCGCTCGTTTTTTTCGCAACGCGAGCAGCAGGGAATCTCCCATTTTGCGATGAGCCATCACCTGCACGAAGACCTTTTGAAAGCGATACTCGCCCGTAAGACAAAACAGGCCGTCGAAATTATCACCACTATTTTGAACAATAATTATTAA
- a CDS encoding DUF4291 domain-containing protein, which produces MSLHLYKQSLTLLPQNGQHILAHQTGNDMVVYQAYKPGIAKFAVDNQFLGGPDFSFTRMSWIKPNFLWMMYRCGWAEKENQERVLAIWIAQKDFEEILRQAVFSSFNPQYYRDHDHWKNELSLKEVRLQWDPDHDPYGNKVERRAIQLGLKGEMLRFFSSKIKSIEDITDFVNQQKNLLDHHGLDELEVPVETIFKTSDPILNKQIGITTV; this is translated from the coding sequence ATGTCCCTCCATTTATATAAACAAAGTTTAACCCTGCTACCTCAAAATGGGCAACACATCCTGGCCCATCAAACCGGAAATGATATGGTTGTTTACCAGGCCTATAAACCTGGTATTGCAAAATTCGCTGTCGACAATCAATTTTTGGGTGGCCCCGATTTTAGCTTCACGCGGATGTCGTGGATTAAGCCCAATTTTTTGTGGATGATGTATCGATGTGGTTGGGCCGAAAAGGAAAACCAGGAACGTGTTTTAGCGATCTGGATTGCTCAAAAGGATTTCGAGGAGATTCTTCGTCAGGCGGTTTTCTCATCCTTTAACCCGCAATACTATCGCGATCACGATCATTGGAAAAATGAATTGAGCTTAAAAGAGGTCCGTCTACAGTGGGACCCGGATCATGACCCCTATGGCAATAAAGTTGAACGCCGGGCAATACAGCTTGGCTTAAAAGGAGAAATGCTTCGGTTTTTTAGTAGTAAAATTAAAAGCATTGAGGATATTACAGATTTTGTAAACCAACAAAAAAACCTGCTTGATCACCATGGTTTAGATGAATTAGAGGTGCCGGTAGAAACAATCTTCAAAACTTCCGACCCAATACTTAACAAACAAATAGGTATCACTACCGTTTAG
- a CDS encoding DUF433 domain-containing protein: protein MKNLQRITLDPAVMGGKPCIRGLRMTVGTVIGLLASGLSTDDILKMYPYLQQQDITETLAYAAWRSEEIEVPLAIA from the coding sequence ATGAAGAATTTACAACGTATTACACTTGACCCTGCTGTTATGGGAGGTAAACCTTGTATCAGGGGATTAAGAATGACGGTTGGTACAGTAATTGGTTTATTAGCTTCCGGATTGAGTACCGACGATATTTTAAAAATGTATCCCTATCTGCAACAGCAAGACATCACCGAGACTTTAGCTTATGCTGCCTGGCGCTCCGAAGAAATAGAGGTGCCACTTGCTATTGCATGA